A part of Citrifermentans bremense genomic DNA contains:
- a CDS encoding UbiX family flavin prenyltransferase, translating to MKPRHFTVAITGASGVAYGLRVVEELLRGGARVSLLISEAGFAVLRQECGLDLGGSPAEILDRVRSYMGLPGELLSYYELGDLFAPIASGSSAPDAMLVVPCSMGTLSRISCGNSGNLLERAADVMLKEGRPLVLVPRETPFNAIHLEHMLKLARLGVRIVPAMPGFYHNPETIQDLVDFVAGKVLDAVQVEHTLFTRWGSRQ from the coding sequence GTGAAACCGAGGCATTTCACCGTCGCCATCACCGGCGCCTCGGGCGTAGCCTACGGCCTTAGGGTGGTCGAGGAACTGCTGCGCGGCGGGGCCAGGGTGAGTCTGCTCATCTCGGAGGCGGGATTCGCGGTCCTGCGGCAGGAATGCGGCCTCGACCTCGGGGGGTCCCCGGCGGAGATCCTGGACCGCGTGCGCTCGTACATGGGGCTTCCGGGCGAGCTCCTTAGCTACTACGAATTGGGCGATCTTTTCGCCCCGATCGCCAGCGGCTCGTCGGCACCGGACGCCATGCTGGTGGTCCCCTGCTCCATGGGGACCCTGTCGCGGATCAGCTGCGGCAATTCGGGGAACCTCCTGGAGCGGGCCGCGGACGTCATGTTGAAAGAGGGGCGTCCCCTGGTCCTGGTGCCGCGCGAGACCCCCTTCAACGCTATTCACCTCGAGCACATGCTGAAGCTGGCCCGGCTCGGGGTGCGCATAGTGCCGGCCATGCCCGGCTTCTACCACAACCCCGAGACCATCCAGGACCTGGTAGACTTCGTGGCCGGTAAGGTGCTGGACGCAGTCCAGGTGGAGCACACGCTCTTTACGCGCTGGGGCAGCCGGCAGTAA
- the mqnE gene encoding aminofutalosine synthase MqnE: MTFATIAEKVRVGVRITEPEALALFEHPDLLALGELAQFVNERRNGKRVFFNVNRHINHTNICVNRCRFCAFFRKAGEPGAYLMTLDEVRARAEEAVKEGATEIHVVGGLHPELPFEFYLELLSTIKAVSPALHVKAFTAVEIEYLANLSGLGIPATLEKLKEAGLGSLPGGGAEIFAPEIRNQLCPEKISGAAWLSIMEKVHQAGLKSNATMLYGHLESVADRVDHMRQLRELQDRTGGFQVFIPLAFQPEHSQLKIAGSGTSGVDDLRTLAVARIYLDNFANVKAYWVMLGEKIAQVSLCFGVNDLDGTVVEERIGHEAGADTPQTMSRDSIITMIRKAGRIPVERDTLYRELRVY; the protein is encoded by the coding sequence ATGACTTTTGCCACCATAGCGGAGAAGGTGCGGGTGGGCGTACGCATCACCGAGCCGGAAGCGCTCGCGCTTTTCGAGCACCCGGACCTCCTGGCGCTGGGAGAGCTGGCCCAGTTCGTCAACGAGCGGCGCAACGGGAAGAGGGTTTTCTTCAACGTCAACCGCCACATCAACCACACCAACATCTGCGTGAACCGCTGCCGCTTCTGTGCCTTCTTCCGCAAGGCCGGCGAGCCCGGCGCCTACCTGATGACGCTGGACGAGGTCCGTGCCCGCGCCGAGGAGGCGGTCAAGGAAGGGGCCACCGAGATCCACGTGGTCGGGGGACTACACCCCGAGCTCCCCTTCGAGTTTTACCTGGAGCTTCTCTCCACCATCAAGGCGGTCTCCCCTGCGCTGCACGTGAAAGCCTTCACCGCCGTCGAGATCGAGTACCTGGCCAATCTTTCCGGTCTCGGCATCCCGGCGACCCTGGAGAAGCTCAAGGAGGCGGGGCTCGGCTCCCTTCCCGGCGGCGGCGCTGAAATCTTCGCGCCGGAGATCCGCAACCAGCTCTGCCCGGAGAAGATCAGCGGCGCCGCATGGCTTTCGATCATGGAAAAGGTGCACCAGGCGGGGCTCAAGTCGAATGCGACCATGCTCTACGGGCACTTGGAGAGTGTGGCCGACCGGGTCGACCACATGCGGCAGCTGCGCGAGCTGCAGGACCGGACCGGCGGCTTCCAGGTTTTCATCCCGCTCGCCTTCCAGCCGGAGCATTCGCAGCTGAAGATCGCAGGCTCCGGCACGAGCGGCGTCGACGACCTGCGCACCCTGGCCGTCGCCCGCATCTACCTGGACAATTTCGCCAACGTGAAGGCTTACTGGGTGATGCTGGGGGAGAAGATCGCCCAGGTCTCCCTTTGCTTCGGCGTCAACGATCTGGACGGTACCGTGGTCGAGGAGCGGATCGGGCACGAGGCGGGGGCCGACACCCCGCAGACCATGAGCCGCGACAGCATCATCACCATGATCAGGAAGGCCGGGCGCATCCCGGTGGAGCGGGACACCCTCTACCGCGAGCTCCGCGTCTACTGA
- a CDS encoding 4-hydroxybenzoate octaprenyltransferase: MTLYARTRVFLEMIKFSHTIFALPFAFTGALLAAGGLPTVSQAGWIVCAMVGARTAAMGLNRVIDAEIDARNPRTAGRAIPAGLLGRGAVICFIVLSVLLMLFAARMLNPLCLYLSPVALGFILLYSYCKRFTALAHVVLGICLAGAPLGAWIAIRGSADLPAYLLAFAVLFWVAGFDILYALQDMEFDQAAGLHSIPAKLGVNGSLWTSRIFHLVACLFLAALYFSLNLGPFFLAGLAATCGMLLYEHYLLRGGGLSRLDAAFFNMNGYISVTLFAATLLDRVSAGGM; this comes from the coding sequence ATGACATTGTACGCCAGGACCAGAGTCTTCCTGGAGATGATAAAGTTCAGCCACACGATTTTCGCGCTACCCTTCGCTTTCACCGGAGCGCTCCTTGCGGCAGGGGGGCTTCCCACCGTTTCCCAGGCGGGTTGGATCGTCTGCGCCATGGTGGGGGCACGCACCGCGGCCATGGGGCTCAATCGCGTCATCGACGCGGAGATCGACGCCAGGAACCCGCGCACCGCCGGCCGCGCCATCCCCGCGGGGCTCCTTGGCAGGGGAGCGGTGATCTGCTTCATCGTTCTCTCCGTGCTGCTCATGCTTTTCGCCGCCCGCATGCTGAACCCGCTCTGCCTTTATCTTTCGCCGGTAGCGCTCGGCTTCATCCTGCTCTACTCCTACTGCAAGCGCTTCACCGCTCTCGCCCACGTGGTCCTCGGTATTTGCCTGGCCGGTGCTCCGCTCGGCGCCTGGATCGCCATCCGCGGCAGCGCCGACCTCCCGGCCTACCTCCTCGCCTTCGCGGTCCTCTTCTGGGTCGCCGGCTTCGACATCCTTTACGCATTGCAGGACATGGAGTTCGACCAGGCCGCAGGGCTGCACTCGATCCCGGCGAAGCTGGGGGTGAACGGCTCCCTTTGGACTTCGCGCATCTTCCACCTCGTCGCCTGCCTCTTCCTCGCGGCTCTCTATTTTTCCCTGAACCTCGGCCCCTTCTTCCTCGCCGGTCTCGCCGCCACCTGCGGCATGCTCCTGTACGAGCACTACCTGCTCCGGGGGGGGGGCCTGAGCCGCCTGGATGCCGCTTTCTTCAACATGAACGGCTATATCAGCGTGACGCTTTTCGCGGCGACGCTCCTGGACAGGGTTTCGGCGGGGGGGATGTGA